One Campylobacter sputorum subsp. sputorum DNA segment encodes these proteins:
- the plsY gene encoding glycerol-3-phosphate 1-O-acyltransferase PlsY, with protein MNENLVAYLVAYLIGAIPFGLILCKKFTNIDIRKEGSHSIGATNVLRVLKEHGSKEAKKAAILVVVFDALKGIIPILIGKYIFDLHITTLWSMGVFAVLGHCFSPYLKFEGGKGIATGAGVFACFLPLELIGALVVWFFVGKVLKISSLASLCALLAMVLLSFIFHYDMPGINTHAPILIIAFIVTYKHIPNIKRLLSKTESKVI; from the coding sequence ATGAATGAAAATTTAGTTGCGTATTTAGTTGCGTATCTCATAGGTGCGATACCTTTTGGACTTATTTTATGTAAAAAATTTACAAATATAGATATAAGAAAAGAAGGTAGCCATAGCATAGGTGCTACAAATGTTTTAAGGGTTTTAAAAGAACACGGCTCTAAAGAAGCCAAAAAAGCAGCCATTTTAGTCGTGGTTTTTGATGCTTTAAAAGGAATAATCCCTATACTTATAGGAAAATATATTTTTGATTTACACATAACTACACTATGGAGCATGGGAGTATTTGCAGTTCTTGGACACTGCTTTTCACCATATCTTAAATTTGAAGGTGGAAAAGGTATAGCAACTGGAGCTGGAGTGTTCGCGTGTTTTTTACCACTTGAATTAATCGGTGCGTTAGTTGTTTGGTTTTTTGTAGGAAAAGTGCTAAAAATATCATCTCTTGCCAGTCTTTGTGCACTTCTAGCAATGGTTCTTCTATCGTTTATCTTTCATTATGATATGCCAGGAATTAATACTCACGCACCAATACTTATAATCGCATTTATCGTTACTTATAAGCACATTCCAAACATAAAAAGACTTTTAAGCAAAACAGAGAGTAAAGTTATATGA
- a CDS encoding dihydroneopterin aldolase, whose translation MKTIIKDFEFKTIIGCLEFEREHKQIITLDIEYQSDDIIDYRLVMQEIELIYKNGKFEFVEESIKVTFEKLKLKFPNLISVKIRVIKPQALKNCKVGAMDEIVY comes from the coding sequence ATGAAAACTATCATAAAAGATTTTGAATTTAAAACAATTATCGGATGTTTGGAATTTGAAAGAGAGCACAAGCAAATCATTACTTTAGATATAGAATATCAAAGTGACGATATTATTGATTATAGGTTAGTTATGCAAGAAATTGAGCTAATTTATAAAAATGGTAAATTTGAATTTGTAGAAGAGTCTATAAAAGTAACTTTTGAAAAACTTAAATTAAAATTTCCAAATTTAATATCTGTTAAGATTAGGGTTATCAAGCCTCAAGCCCTTAAAAACTGCAAAGTAGGTGCTATGGATGAAATAGTTTATTGA
- a CDS encoding ATP-binding protein, producing the protein MKNLQENLKLFYIGLKDGEPYLYKNKDLTTHATIIGMTGSGKTGLGITLLEEACIDNIPTFIIDPKGDLTNLCLAFSDMKKEDFLPYMDENEAQNASLSVDELATKTAKEWKEGIENSFQSLDRVKLFKESAEFKIYTPKSSDGISISLLNDFNAPNLSDEENLNEYITSLTSSLLSLLGIDTNDISSREYVLISNIFLNEFKDKKDISLVNLIEFIANPPFQKIGVFGVDTFFPANDRLKLAMKLNSLIASPSFSQWRVGEKLDIKNMFFNKDGKARCNIFSISHLSDSERMFFVTLFLNEMIAWMRTSEGTSSLRAILYMDEIFGFFPPTSNPPSKTPMLTLLKQARAFGLGVVLSTQNPVDLDYKGLSNIGTWFIGRLQTAQDKQKVISGLSGISGSNLDKTELENLLSNLPKRNFLVKNINANGLDVINTRWALSYLKGPLSKEQISNLMQNYKTQINEHKKIDFSSSKPLLSSDITQKYSYGEDLNLEPYLLANAKIRFFDSKKNIDIIKDTQMLLFLDGENSINWDDASQNLQLALQNESKENSKYSSLPSFISSLKNFISQEKDFKEYLYRNIKLYLYSALDITSIPNESKEEFMIRLQDKCNEILEKTTDEITAKFEKEKNKIEDKLSKAMIKLEKEKNDLKSEGINAVINIGTSILGAIFGGKIASRTNMGKVATGARNAGRVLNQKKDVEYASQSIESINEELNAIVTNFENEINELKNRYNIKNIQIQEIALSPKKSDIFDEKITLVWKS; encoded by the coding sequence CACGCTACGATTATAGGTATGACAGGAAGTGGAAAAACTGGTCTTGGAATCACGCTTTTAGAAGAAGCTTGCATTGATAATATCCCAACTTTTATCATAGATCCAAAAGGCGATCTTACAAATTTATGCCTTGCATTTTCTGATATGAAAAAAGAAGATTTCTTGCCATATATGGATGAAAATGAGGCTCAAAACGCATCTCTTAGTGTTGATGAACTAGCTACAAAAACCGCAAAAGAGTGGAAAGAAGGCATAGAAAATAGCTTTCAAAGTTTAGATAGAGTTAAACTTTTTAAAGAAAGTGCAGAGTTTAAAATTTACACACCAAAAAGTTCTGATGGTATCTCCATATCATTACTTAATGATTTTAATGCACCAAATTTAAGCGATGAAGAAAACTTAAATGAATACATAACATCTCTTACATCATCGCTTTTATCGCTACTTGGAATAGATACAAATGATATCAGCTCAAGAGAATATGTCCTTATATCAAACATTTTTTTAAACGAATTTAAAGATAAAAAAGATATCAGCCTTGTAAATTTGATAGAATTCATAGCAAATCCGCCATTTCAAAAAATTGGAGTTTTTGGTGTAGATACATTTTTCCCAGCAAATGATAGGCTAAAACTTGCTATGAAATTAAACTCACTTATAGCAAGTCCGTCATTTTCGCAGTGGAGAGTTGGAGAAAAACTAGATATAAAAAATATGTTTTTTAACAAAGATGGCAAAGCAAGGTGCAATATATTTTCCATATCGCATTTAAGCGATAGCGAAAGAATGTTTTTTGTTACACTTTTTTTAAACGAAATGATAGCTTGGATGAGAACAAGCGAGGGCACAAGCTCGCTTAGGGCTATTTTGTATATGGATGAGATTTTTGGATTTTTCCCGCCAACTTCAAATCCACCATCTAAAACGCCTATGCTTACACTTTTAAAACAAGCCCGTGCATTTGGGCTTGGAGTTGTTTTATCTACGCAAAACCCTGTAGATTTGGATTATAAAGGTCTTTCAAATATCGGAACATGGTTTATAGGAAGACTTCAAACAGCCCAGGATAAACAAAAAGTTATATCAGGACTTAGTGGAATTAGTGGTAGCAATTTAGACAAAACCGAGCTAGAAAATTTGCTTTCAAATTTACCAAAAAGAAATTTTTTAGTAAAAAATATAAACGCAAATGGACTTGATGTGATAAACACAAGATGGGCTTTAAGTTATCTTAAAGGACCGCTTAGCAAAGAACAAATTTCAAATTTAATGCAAAATTATAAAACGCAGATAAACGAACATAAAAAAATAGATTTTAGCTCATCAAAACCGCTTTTATCTTCGGATATAACGCAAAAATACAGCTATGGAGAGGATTTAAATTTAGAACCTTATTTGCTGGCAAATGCAAAAATAAGATTTTTTGATAGTAAAAAAAATATCGACATTATCAAAGATACACAAATGTTGCTTTTTTTAGATGGAGAAAATTCCATAAACTGGGACGATGCTTCGCAAAATTTACAACTTGCTTTACAAAACGAATCAAAAGAAAATTCAAAGTATTCATCTTTGCCATCTTTTATATCAAGCTTAAAAAACTTCATTTCACAAGAAAAAGATTTTAAAGAATATCTTTATAGAAACATAAAACTTTACCTCTATTCGGCTCTTGATATAACTTCAATTCCAAATGAGAGCAAAGAGGAATTTATGATAAGATTACAAGATAAATGTAATGAAATTTTAGAAAAAACTACAGATGAGATAACTGCTAAATTTGAAAAAGAGAAAAACAAAATAGAAGACAAATTATCAAAAGCTATGATAAAACTTGAAAAAGAGAAAAATGATCTAAAATCAGAAGGCATAAATGCTGTAATAAACATAGGAACTTCGATATTAGGAGCTATTTTTGGCGGCAAAATTGCATCTAGGACAAATATGGGAAAAGTTGCAACGGGTGCAAGAAATGCTGGGCGTGTATTAAATCAAAAAAAAGATGTAGAGTATGCAAGCCAAAGTATAGAAAGTATAAACGAAGAGCTTAATGCGATTGTTACAAATTTTGAAAATGAGATAAATGAATTAAAAAATAGATATAATATCAAAAATATACAAATACAAGAAATTGCATTAAGCCCTAAAAAAAGCGATATTTTTGATGAAAAAATTACATTAGTATGGAAAAGTTAA